In the Streptomyces fradiae ATCC 10745 = DSM 40063 genome, one interval contains:
- the mshD gene encoding mycothiol synthase — MTTDVRATAPEAGRRIEIFDELTPEQARDVLDLIAEAARTDGMQAVSEQGRLQLKAFLTARDAAAGGSGEGGGRREGVRHLLLSVGDRLVGYAQLEDTDPVEAPAAELVVDPAMRGRGHGRALGSALLAESGKRLRVWAHGGKPAARHLAQVLGLTLFRELRQLRRPLAPLDIPEPAFPAGVAVRTFVPGRDDAAWLALNAAAFAHHPEQGALTQRDLDDRKAEPWFDPKGFFLAERESDGALVGFHWTKVHAEERLGEVYVVGIAPDAQGGGLGKALTATGLRHLAAQGLPTAMLYVDADNPAALRVYEGMGFTTHEVDLMYRTET, encoded by the coding sequence ATGACCACAGACGTTCGCGCAACAGCCCCCGAGGCGGGACGCCGCATCGAGATCTTCGACGAGCTCACCCCCGAGCAGGCTCGGGACGTCCTGGACCTGATCGCCGAGGCCGCCCGCACGGACGGCATGCAGGCGGTGTCCGAGCAGGGCAGGCTCCAGCTCAAGGCGTTCCTGACCGCGCGGGACGCCGCCGCCGGGGGCTCCGGCGAGGGCGGCGGCCGGCGCGAGGGCGTGCGGCACCTGCTGCTCTCCGTCGGCGACCGGCTCGTCGGGTACGCCCAACTGGAGGACACCGACCCGGTGGAGGCCCCGGCCGCCGAACTGGTCGTCGACCCCGCGATGCGCGGGCGCGGCCACGGGCGGGCGCTGGGCTCCGCGCTCCTCGCCGAGTCGGGCAAGCGGCTGCGGGTGTGGGCGCACGGCGGCAAGCCGGCCGCCCGCCACCTGGCGCAGGTGCTGGGCCTCACCCTCTTCCGTGAGCTGCGGCAGCTGCGCCGCCCGCTGGCCCCGCTCGACATCCCGGAGCCGGCCTTTCCGGCCGGGGTCGCGGTGCGCACGTTCGTGCCCGGCCGGGACGACGCGGCGTGGCTGGCGCTCAACGCCGCCGCGTTCGCCCACCACCCGGAGCAGGGGGCGCTGACCCAGCGGGACCTGGACGACCGCAAGGCCGAGCCGTGGTTCGACCCGAAGGGCTTCTTCCTCGCGGAGCGCGAGTCCGACGGCGCCCTGGTCGGCTTCCACTGGACGAAGGTCCACGCCGAGGAGCGGCTGGGCGAGGTGTACGTCGTCGGCATCGCCCCGGACGCGCAGGGCGGCGGCCTCGGCAAGGCCCTCACCGCGACGGGCCTGCGCCACCTGGCGGCCCAGGGCCTGCCGACGGCGATGCTCTACGTGGACGCCGACAACCCGGCGGCCCTGCGCGTGTACGAGGGCATGGGCTTCACCACCCACGAGGTCGATCTCATGTACCGCACGGAGACGTGA
- a CDS encoding RNA degradosome polyphosphate kinase has product MSQQPAEVPVPQVQPSAPHAQPSAGSTAAHRSRGATGAVAPGSAPADRGPGRGSGRGSGRGPEHGPGLDPDLDAHDGEGGGGELPEGRFLDRERSWLAFNERVLELAEDPATPLLERANFLAIFASNLDEFFMVRVAGLKRRIATGVATRSASGLQPREVLDLIWTRSRELMARHAACFQQDVAPALADEGIHLVRWADLTEKEQARLFTLFRQQIFPVLTPLAVDPAHPFPYISGLSLNLAVVVRNPVSGHRHFARVKVPPLLSRFLEASPQRYVPLEDVIAAHLEELFPGMEVLAHHMFRVTRNEDLEVEEDDTENLLKALEKELMRRRFGPPVRLEVEESIDPYVLDLLVRELKVSDAEVYPLPGPLDLTGLFGIAGQDRPELKYPKYVAGTHRDLSEVETASAPDIFAALRERDVLLHHPYDSFSTSVQAFLEQAAADPDVLAIKQTLYRTSGDSPIVDALIDAAESGKQVLVLVEIKARFDEQANIKWARKLEEAGCHVVYGLVGLKTHCKLSLVVRQEGELLRRYSHVGTGNYHPKTARLYEDLGLLTADPQVGADLSDLFNRLSGYSRRETYRRLLVAPRSLRDGLVSRIHKEIVHHRAGRPAYVRIKVNSMVDEAVIDACYRASQAGVPVDVWVRGICALRPGVTGLSENIRVRSVLGRFLEHSRLFAFCNGGEPEVWLGSADMMHRNLDRRIEALVRVADPAHRAALTRLLETGMADTTSSWHLGPDGEWTRHATDADGRPLRHVQEMLIDARRRRRAQP; this is encoded by the coding sequence ATGAGCCAGCAGCCCGCAGAGGTCCCGGTCCCGCAGGTACAGCCGTCCGCCCCGCACGCGCAGCCGTCCGCGGGGTCCACAGCCGCGCACCGGTCGCGGGGCGCCACCGGGGCCGTCGCGCCCGGTTCCGCGCCCGCCGACCGCGGGCCCGGCCGCGGGTCCGGCCGCGGGTCCGGCCGGGGGCCCGAGCACGGGCCCGGCCTAGACCCGGACCTCGACGCCCACGACGGGGAGGGGGGCGGCGGCGAGCTGCCCGAAGGCCGGTTCCTGGACCGGGAGCGCAGCTGGCTCGCCTTCAACGAGCGGGTGCTGGAGCTGGCCGAGGACCCCGCCACGCCCCTCCTGGAGCGGGCGAACTTCCTCGCCATCTTCGCGTCCAACCTGGACGAGTTCTTCATGGTCCGGGTCGCCGGCCTCAAGCGCCGCATCGCCACCGGCGTCGCCACCCGCTCCGCCTCCGGGCTGCAGCCGCGCGAGGTCCTCGACCTGATCTGGACCCGCTCCCGCGAGCTCATGGCGCGGCACGCCGCCTGCTTCCAGCAGGACGTGGCCCCGGCCCTCGCCGACGAGGGCATCCACCTCGTCCGCTGGGCCGACCTCACGGAGAAGGAGCAGGCCCGGCTGTTCACGCTGTTCCGGCAGCAGATCTTCCCGGTGCTGACCCCGCTGGCCGTCGACCCGGCGCACCCCTTCCCCTACATCTCCGGCCTCTCCCTCAACCTGGCCGTCGTCGTGCGCAACCCGGTCAGCGGCCACCGCCACTTCGCCCGGGTGAAGGTGCCGCCGCTGCTGTCGCGGTTCCTGGAGGCGTCCCCGCAGCGGTACGTGCCGCTGGAGGACGTCATCGCGGCGCACCTGGAGGAGCTGTTCCCCGGCATGGAGGTGCTGGCGCACCACATGTTCCGGGTCACCCGCAACGAGGACCTGGAGGTCGAGGAGGACGACACCGAGAACCTCCTGAAGGCCCTGGAGAAGGAGCTGATGCGGCGCCGCTTCGGGCCGCCCGTGCGGCTGGAGGTGGAGGAGTCCATCGACCCGTACGTCCTCGACCTGCTCGTCCGGGAGCTGAAGGTCTCCGACGCCGAGGTGTACCCGCTGCCCGGTCCGCTCGACCTGACCGGCCTGTTCGGCATAGCCGGGCAGGACCGGCCGGAGCTGAAGTACCCCAAGTACGTCGCCGGCACCCACCGCGACCTGTCCGAGGTGGAGACGGCGTCCGCGCCCGACATCTTCGCCGCGCTGCGCGAGCGGGACGTCCTGCTGCACCACCCGTACGACAGCTTCTCCACGTCCGTGCAGGCGTTCCTGGAGCAGGCCGCCGCCGACCCGGACGTCCTGGCGATCAAGCAGACGCTGTACCGCACCTCCGGCGACTCCCCGATCGTCGACGCGCTCATCGACGCCGCCGAGTCCGGCAAGCAGGTCCTCGTCCTGGTCGAGATCAAGGCCCGCTTCGACGAGCAGGCCAACATCAAGTGGGCCCGCAAGCTGGAGGAGGCCGGCTGCCACGTCGTGTACGGGCTGGTCGGGCTGAAGACCCACTGCAAGCTCTCCCTGGTGGTCCGCCAGGAGGGCGAGCTGCTGCGCCGCTACTCCCACGTCGGCACCGGCAACTACCACCCCAAGACCGCCCGGCTCTACGAGGACCTCGGCCTGCTCACCGCCGACCCGCAGGTCGGCGCCGACCTGTCGGACCTGTTCAACCGGCTGTCCGGCTACTCGCGCCGCGAGACCTACCGCCGCCTGCTGGTCGCCCCCCGGTCGCTGCGCGACGGGCTCGTGTCGCGCATCCACAAGGAGATCGTCCACCACCGGGCGGGCCGGCCCGCGTACGTCCGGATCAAGGTCAACTCGATGGTGGACGAGGCCGTCATCGACGCCTGCTACCGCGCCTCGCAGGCCGGCGTCCCCGTCGACGTGTGGGTCCGCGGCATATGCGCGCTGCGCCCCGGCGTCACCGGCCTCTCGGAGAACATCCGGGTCCGCTCCGTCCTCGGCCGCTTCCTGGAGCACTCGCGCCTCTTCGCCTTCTGCAACGGCGGCGAACCCGAGGTGTGGCTCGGCAGCGCCGACATGATGCACCGCAATCTCGACCGCCGCATCGAGGCGCTGGTACGGGTCGCCGACCCGGCGCACCGCGCGGCGCTCACCCGCCTGCTGGAGACCGGCATGGCCGACACGACCTCGTCGTGGCACCTCGGCCCGGACGGCGAATGGACCCGGCACGCGACCGACGCGGACGGCCGGCCGCTGCGGCACGTCCAGGAGATGCTCATAGACGCCCGGAGGCGCCGACGTGCACAACCCTGA
- a CDS encoding CHAD domain-containing protein, whose amino-acid sequence MHNPDPQATAGAVLAPYLHARANDFLRALRTHTESSGSDTAGAEEASRSLRAAARRISGTLHTFRPLLDGAWADGLRTELAWLSGLLAQEHACTSRLVRLVDALHRLTGGPVPAPRGARGGTGARAGGEAITMGAARAGALLERQLTLARTRAHSAALEALGSSRFHAVADAVALLASEVPFGPAASSPAGEILPVPAETVERRLLDAVGALPMSPAVGGEHQDGPWHQVRLLLRLHRYALEVRCAPAPELYEAATALDRHRDAAEAAAAAATAARTPRIAPATAYTLGVLHADQRHEVEAARLAFHRAWRRTAVTAP is encoded by the coding sequence GTGCACAACCCTGACCCCCAGGCGACCGCGGGTGCCGTCCTGGCCCCGTACCTGCACGCCCGGGCGAACGACTTCCTGCGGGCGCTCCGTACGCACACGGAGAGCAGCGGCTCCGACACCGCCGGCGCGGAGGAGGCCTCCCGGTCCCTGCGCGCCGCCGCGCGCCGCATCAGCGGGACGCTGCACACCTTCCGCCCCCTGCTGGACGGGGCCTGGGCGGACGGGCTGCGCACCGAGCTGGCCTGGCTCTCCGGGCTGCTCGCCCAGGAGCACGCCTGCACCTCCCGCCTCGTCCGGCTCGTCGACGCCCTGCACCGGCTCACGGGCGGCCCCGTACCGGCCCCGCGGGGGGCGCGCGGGGGCACGGGGGCGCGCGCCGGGGGCGAGGCCATCACCATGGGCGCCGCGCGCGCGGGCGCGCTGCTGGAACGCCAGCTCACCCTGGCCCGGACGCGCGCCCACTCGGCGGCCCTGGAGGCGCTGGGCTCGTCGCGGTTCCACGCGGTGGCCGACGCGGTGGCGCTGCTGGCGTCGGAGGTGCCGTTCGGTCCGGCCGCGTCGTCGCCCGCCGGGGAGATCCTGCCGGTCCCGGCCGAGACGGTGGAGCGCCGGCTGCTGGACGCCGTGGGCGCCCTCCCGATGAGCCCCGCCGTCGGCGGCGAGCACCAGGACGGCCCCTGGCACCAGGTGCGGCTGCTGCTGCGGCTGCACCGGTACGCGCTGGAGGTGCGGTGCGCCCCGGCGCCCGAGCTGTACGAGGCGGCCACCGCGCTGGACCGGCACCGGGACGCCGCCGAGGCCGCCGCCGCCGCGGCGACGGCCGCCCGCACGCCCCGGATCGCCCCGGCGACGGCGTACACCCTGGGCGTGCTCCACGCGGACCAGCGGCACGAGGTGGAGGCGGCCCGGCTCGCCTTCCACCGCGCCTGGCGCCGCACGGCGGTGACGGCCCCGTGA
- a CDS encoding NUDIX hydrolase gives MAAGCVLWRPAQDGTVELCLVHRPKYDDWSFPKGKAKRGEDLLAAAVREVREETGHVCLPGTRLGTVRYRAGAREKEVAYWSARAASGAFTPSREVDAVRWLPPEEARRLLTHPQDRPVVDWFLTAP, from the coding sequence CTGGCGGCCGGGTGCGTGCTGTGGCGCCCCGCCCAGGACGGCACGGTCGAGCTGTGCCTGGTCCACCGGCCCAAGTACGACGACTGGTCGTTCCCGAAGGGCAAGGCCAAGCGCGGCGAGGACCTGCTGGCGGCGGCGGTACGGGAGGTCCGCGAGGAGACCGGCCACGTCTGCCTGCCCGGCACCCGCCTCGGCACCGTCCGCTACCGGGCCGGGGCGCGCGAGAAGGAGGTCGCGTACTGGTCGGCGCGGGCCGCGTCCGGGGCCTTCACGCCCAGCCGGGAGGTCGACGCCGTGCGGTGGCTCCCGCCCGAGGAGGCCCGCCGCCTGCTCACCCACCCGCAGGACCGGCCGGTCGTGGACTGGTTCCTCACGGCGCCGTGA
- the pstS gene encoding phosphate ABC transporter substrate-binding protein PstS, producing MKLHRKTGLRATALGALVVSGALVLTACGSDDNASPAGEKKTASASNVKCDDAKGQLLAAGSTAQKNAMDLWVKNFQAACAGVEVNYQAIGSGGGITKFNQGQVAFAGSDSALKEEEVAESQKICKGGKGINLPMVGGPVAIGYKLDGVDDLVLDAPTLAKIFDSKITKWNDPAIAKLNPGAKLPDTAIQAFHRSDESGTTQNLGKYLSEAAPADWKHDPKTKSWPAPGGQAANGSSGVAAAVKDTNGAIGYFELSYATASNISTVKLNTGAAQPVEATTENASKAIAAAKIKGTGNDLALSLDYKTKAEGAYPIILVTYEIACDKGNKAETLPTLKAFLNYTVSEEGQKVLSDAGYAPLPAEIATKVREIVPTLS from the coding sequence GTGAAGCTTCATCGCAAGACCGGGCTTCGCGCCACCGCGCTCGGCGCCCTCGTCGTCTCCGGCGCCCTGGTTCTCACGGCGTGTGGTTCGGACGACAACGCGAGCCCCGCCGGGGAGAAGAAGACCGCCTCCGCGTCGAACGTCAAGTGCGACGACGCCAAGGGCCAGCTCCTGGCGGCCGGCTCGACCGCCCAGAAGAACGCCATGGACCTGTGGGTCAAGAACTTCCAGGCGGCCTGCGCGGGTGTCGAGGTCAACTACCAGGCCATCGGCTCCGGCGGCGGCATCACCAAGTTCAACCAGGGCCAGGTCGCCTTCGCCGGCTCCGACTCCGCGCTGAAGGAGGAGGAGGTCGCCGAGTCGCAGAAGATCTGCAAGGGCGGCAAGGGCATCAACCTCCCGATGGTCGGCGGCCCGGTCGCGATCGGCTACAAGCTGGACGGCGTGGACGACCTCGTCCTGGACGCCCCCACCCTCGCCAAGATCTTCGACTCGAAGATCACCAAGTGGAACGACCCCGCCATCGCCAAGCTGAACCCGGGCGCCAAGCTGCCCGACACGGCGATCCAGGCCTTCCACCGCTCCGACGAGTCCGGCACCACGCAGAACCTCGGCAAGTACCTCAGCGAGGCCGCCCCCGCCGACTGGAAGCACGACCCGAAGACCAAGTCGTGGCCCGCCCCCGGCGGCCAGGCCGCGAACGGCTCCTCCGGCGTCGCCGCCGCGGTCAAGGACACCAACGGCGCGATCGGCTACTTCGAGCTCTCCTACGCCACCGCGAGCAACATCAGCACGGTCAAGCTGAACACGGGCGCCGCCCAGCCGGTCGAGGCCACCACGGAGAACGCCTCCAAGGCCATCGCCGCCGCGAAGATCAAGGGCACGGGCAACGACCTGGCCCTCTCCCTCGACTACAAGACCAAGGCCGAGGGCGCCTACCCGATCATCCTCGTCACGTACGAGATCGCCTGCGACAAGGGCAACAAGGCGGAGACGCTGCCCACCCTGAAGGCGTTCCTCAACTACACGGTGAGCGAGGAGGGCCAGAAGGTCCTCTCCGACGCCGGCTACGCCCCGCTGCCGGCCGAGATCGCGACCAAGGTCCGCGAGATCGTCCCCACCCTCTCCTGA
- the pstC gene encoding phosphate ABC transporter permease subunit PstC, translated as MATATTHTPPPPGRNDTARAKASAPSQAGDRIFSGLSRGSGITLLVIMAAIAVFLTYRAILAIADNEGNFLTTSEWNPAGDPPVFGIAVLAFGTIVSSIIAMAIAVPVAIGIALFISHYAPRRLAAPLAYVVDLLAAVPSIIYGLWGAIFLVPYLDGLNKWLDQYMGWTYIFDKSGEGVARNMFTVGILLAIMILPIITNVTREVFLQVPRMHEEAALALGATRWETIRMSVLPFGRSGIISASMLGLGRALGETMAVAVVLSPSFIISGRLLDPGGGTFAQNIAAKFNEANEYGRDALIASGLVLFFITLLVNGAARWIIGRRKEYSGANA; from the coding sequence ATGGCCACAGCCACCACGCACACCCCACCGCCCCCGGGGCGGAACGACACCGCACGCGCCAAGGCGTCCGCCCCCTCCCAGGCGGGTGACCGGATCTTCAGCGGGCTCTCCCGCGGCTCCGGCATCACCCTGCTGGTGATCATGGCGGCGATCGCGGTCTTCCTCACGTACCGCGCGATCCTCGCCATCGCCGACAACGAGGGCAACTTCCTCACGACCTCCGAGTGGAACCCGGCCGGCGACCCGCCCGTCTTCGGCATCGCCGTCCTGGCCTTCGGCACGATCGTCAGCTCGATCATCGCCATGGCCATCGCCGTGCCGGTCGCCATCGGCATCGCGCTGTTCATCTCGCACTACGCGCCGCGCAGGCTCGCGGCGCCCCTCGCGTACGTCGTCGACCTGCTCGCCGCCGTGCCGAGCATCATCTACGGCCTGTGGGGCGCGATCTTCCTCGTGCCCTACCTGGACGGCCTCAACAAGTGGCTCGACCAGTACATGGGCTGGACGTACATCTTCGACAAGTCCGGCGAGGGCGTCGCGCGGAACATGTTCACCGTCGGCATCCTGCTGGCGATCATGATCCTGCCGATCATCACCAACGTCACCCGCGAGGTCTTCCTCCAGGTACCGCGCATGCACGAGGAGGCCGCGCTGGCCCTCGGCGCCACCCGGTGGGAGACCATCCGCATGTCGGTGCTGCCGTTCGGCCGCTCCGGCATCATCAGCGCCTCCATGCTGGGCCTGGGCCGCGCGCTCGGCGAGACGATGGCCGTCGCCGTCGTCCTGTCGCCGAGCTTCATCATCTCCGGGCGCCTCCTCGACCCGGGCGGCGGCACGTTCGCGCAGAACATCGCCGCGAAGTTCAACGAGGCGAACGAGTACGGCCGCGACGCCCTGATCGCCTCCGGCCTCGTCCTGTTCTTCATCACGCTGCTGGTCAACGGCGCCGCCCGCTGGATCATCGGACGCCGCAAGGAGTACTCGGGGGCCAACGCATGA